Proteins found in one Pelmatolapia mariae isolate MD_Pm_ZW linkage group LG7, Pm_UMD_F_2, whole genome shotgun sequence genomic segment:
- the LOC134631178 gene encoding catalase isoform X2, whose product MADNRDKATDQMKTWKANRGSQKPDVLTTGGGHPVGDKLNLQTAGPRGPLLVQDVVFTDEMAHFDRERIPERVVHAKGAGAFGYFEVTHDITRYCKAKVFEHVGKTTPIAIRFSTVAGESGSADTVRDPRGFAVKFYTEDGNWDLTGNNTPIFFIRDAMLFPSFIHSQKRNPQTHMKDPDMVWDFWSLRPESLHQVSFLFSDRGLPDGHRHMNGYGSHTFKLVNADGERVYCKFHYKTDQGIKNLTVEEADRLAAANPDYGIADLFNAIANGNYPSWTFYIQVMTFEQAEKFRFNPFDLTKVWSHKEYPLIPVGKLVLNRNPVNYFAEVEQLAFDPSNMPPGIEPSPDKMLQGRLFSYPDTHRHRLGANYLQIPVNCPFRARVANYQRDGPMCMHDNQGGAPNYYPNSFSAPETQPQFMESKFQVSADVARYNSSDEDNVTQVRTFYTQVLNEEERQRLCQNMAGSLKGAQLFIQKRMVENLKAVHPDYGNRVETLLKKYNAEAKKDAALHVYSRPGAAAIAASSKM is encoded by the exons ATGGCTGACAACAGAGATAAAGCTACTGACCAAATGAAGACGTGGAAGGCGAATCGAGGTTCTCAG AAACCAGATGTGCTGACCACAGGCGGTGGCCATCCAGTGGGAGACAAATTGAACTTGCAGACTGCAGGACCAAGAGGACCGCTGCTGGTTCAAGATGTAGTCTTCACAGATGAGATGGCCCACTTTGACCGTGAACGAATCCCAGAGAGAGTGGTTCATGCCAAAGGGGCAG GGGCGTTTGGCTACTTTGAGGTCACTCATGACATCACTCGCTACTGCAAAGCCAAAGTGTTTGAGCATGTCGGCAAGACTACACCAATTGCTATCCGCTTCTCCACTGTGG CTGGAGAGTCTGGGTCTGCAGACACTGTGCGTGACCCTCGAGGTTTTGCAGTCAAGTTTTACACTGAAGATGGCAACTGGGACCTGACGGGCAACAATACCCCCATTTTCTTCATCAGGGATGCCATGCTG TTCCCATCCTTCATCCATTCCCAGAAGCGCAATCCCCAAACCCACATGAAAGACCCTGACATGGTGTGGGACTTCTGGAGTTTGAGGCCCGAGAGTCTGCATCAG GTGTCTTTCTTGTTCAGTGATCGAGGTTTGCCTGATGGCCACCGTCACATGAATGGCTACGGCTCTCACACCTTCAAACTGGTCAATGCCGATGGTGAACGTGTCTACTGCAAATTCCACTATAAG ACTGATCAAGGAATAAAGAATTTGACGGTGGAAGAGGCAGACCGCCTGGCAGCCGCCAACCCAGATTATGGAATTGCAGACCTGTTCAATGCTATTGCTAATGGAAACTACCCATCCTGGACCTTTTACATCCAGGTCATGACCTTTGAGCAGGCTGAGAAGTTCCGGTTCAACCCGTTTGATCTTACAAAG GTTTGGTCACATAAAGAATACCCACTGATCCCTGTGGGCAAACTGGTTCTGAACAGGAACCCAGTCAACTACTTTGCAGAGGTGGAGCAGCTGGCCTTTGACCCAAGCAACATGCCACCAGGCATCGAGCCCAGCCCTGACAAGATGCTGCAG GGTCGCCTCTTCTCCTACCCGGACACGCATCGTCACCGGCTGGGGGCAAACTACCTGCAGATCCCTGTCAACTGCCCCTTCAGGGCTCGTGTGGCCAACTACCAGCGTGATGGTCCGATGTGCATGCATGACAACCAAG GTGGCGCTCCAAACTACTACCCTAACAGCTTCAGTGCCCCAGAGACCCAGCCTCAGTTTATGGAGTCCAAGTTCCAAGTGTCTGCAGATGTTGCTCGTTACAACAGCTCAGATGAAGACAATGTCACACAG gttcGCACCTTCTACACTCAGGTCCTGAATGAAGAGGAGCGACAGAGACTATGCCAGAACATGGCAGGGTCCCTGAAAGGAGCCCAGCTCTTCATCCAGAAACGCATG GTTGAGAATTTGAAGGCTGTCCATCCAGACTATGGAAACAGAGTTGAGACTCTTCTCAAGAAGTACAATGCGGAGGCCAAGAAG gaCGCCGCCTTGCATGTTTACAGCCGTCCAGGAGCCGCTGCCATTGCCGCATCCTCTAAGATGTGA
- the LOC134631178 gene encoding catalase isoform X1: MADNRDKATDQMKTWKANRGSQKPDVLTTGGGHPVGDKLNLQTAGPRGPLLVQDVVFTDEMAHFDRERIPERVVHAKGAGAFGYFEVTHDITRYCKAKVFEHVGKTTPIAIRFSTVAGESGSADTVRDPRGFAVKFYTEDGNWDLTGNNTPIFFIRDAMLFPSFIHSQKRNPQTHMKDPDMVWDFWSLRPESLHQVSFLFSDRGLPDGHRHMNGYGSHTFKLVNADGERVYCKFHYKTDQGIKNLTVEEADRLAAANPDYGIADLFNAIANGNYPSWTFYIQVMTFEQAEKFRFNPFDLTKVWSHKEYPLIPVGKLVLNRNPVNYFAEVEQLAFDPSNMPPGIEPSPDKMLQGRLFSYPDTHRHRLGANYLQIPVNCPFRARVANYQRDGPMCMHDNQAQHLFFTPFQQNCGAPNYYPNSFSAPETQPQFMESKFQVSADVARYNSSDEDNVTQVRTFYTQVLNEEERQRLCQNMAGSLKGAQLFIQKRMVENLKAVHPDYGNRVETLLKKYNAEAKKDAALHVYSRPGAAAIAASSKM, translated from the exons ATGGCTGACAACAGAGATAAAGCTACTGACCAAATGAAGACGTGGAAGGCGAATCGAGGTTCTCAG AAACCAGATGTGCTGACCACAGGCGGTGGCCATCCAGTGGGAGACAAATTGAACTTGCAGACTGCAGGACCAAGAGGACCGCTGCTGGTTCAAGATGTAGTCTTCACAGATGAGATGGCCCACTTTGACCGTGAACGAATCCCAGAGAGAGTGGTTCATGCCAAAGGGGCAG GGGCGTTTGGCTACTTTGAGGTCACTCATGACATCACTCGCTACTGCAAAGCCAAAGTGTTTGAGCATGTCGGCAAGACTACACCAATTGCTATCCGCTTCTCCACTGTGG CTGGAGAGTCTGGGTCTGCAGACACTGTGCGTGACCCTCGAGGTTTTGCAGTCAAGTTTTACACTGAAGATGGCAACTGGGACCTGACGGGCAACAATACCCCCATTTTCTTCATCAGGGATGCCATGCTG TTCCCATCCTTCATCCATTCCCAGAAGCGCAATCCCCAAACCCACATGAAAGACCCTGACATGGTGTGGGACTTCTGGAGTTTGAGGCCCGAGAGTCTGCATCAG GTGTCTTTCTTGTTCAGTGATCGAGGTTTGCCTGATGGCCACCGTCACATGAATGGCTACGGCTCTCACACCTTCAAACTGGTCAATGCCGATGGTGAACGTGTCTACTGCAAATTCCACTATAAG ACTGATCAAGGAATAAAGAATTTGACGGTGGAAGAGGCAGACCGCCTGGCAGCCGCCAACCCAGATTATGGAATTGCAGACCTGTTCAATGCTATTGCTAATGGAAACTACCCATCCTGGACCTTTTACATCCAGGTCATGACCTTTGAGCAGGCTGAGAAGTTCCGGTTCAACCCGTTTGATCTTACAAAG GTTTGGTCACATAAAGAATACCCACTGATCCCTGTGGGCAAACTGGTTCTGAACAGGAACCCAGTCAACTACTTTGCAGAGGTGGAGCAGCTGGCCTTTGACCCAAGCAACATGCCACCAGGCATCGAGCCCAGCCCTGACAAGATGCTGCAG GGTCGCCTCTTCTCCTACCCGGACACGCATCGTCACCGGCTGGGGGCAAACTACCTGCAGATCCCTGTCAACTGCCCCTTCAGGGCTCGTGTGGCCAACTACCAGCGTGATGGTCCGATGTGCATGCATGACAACCAAG cccaacacctcttcttcaccccgtttcagcagaatt GTGGCGCTCCAAACTACTACCCTAACAGCTTCAGTGCCCCAGAGACCCAGCCTCAGTTTATGGAGTCCAAGTTCCAAGTGTCTGCAGATGTTGCTCGTTACAACAGCTCAGATGAAGACAATGTCACACAG gttcGCACCTTCTACACTCAGGTCCTGAATGAAGAGGAGCGACAGAGACTATGCCAGAACATGGCAGGGTCCCTGAAAGGAGCCCAGCTCTTCATCCAGAAACGCATG GTTGAGAATTTGAAGGCTGTCCATCCAGACTATGGAAACAGAGTTGAGACTCTTCTCAAGAAGTACAATGCGGAGGCCAAGAAG gaCGCCGCCTTGCATGTTTACAGCCGTCCAGGAGCCGCTGCCATTGCCGCATCCTCTAAGATGTGA